GCGCTTACCTAGTAGAAGTACGCAATGCCTCGGTGAAGCTGGTGCAGAAGTTGGTAAAACAATAAGTTTGATCCGACTTTCAGGCGCCTAGGTGTCTCATCACGGCGGTGGTTAGCCGTAACTACTGCCACTCATTAGCCAGCCCGTGCCACCATGTGGCACGGGCTGGTTGCGTTTACTTGGATAGATACCGATGCTTACAGGTGGCATATTTCGATTCGACGGGGCTAGATCACCGAGCCTTCTCGCTTCATCAGTAAACAAAGCCAACCAGCAAATGGTAAAGAACCTAGCTTAACAACTCGCCTGGCCAATACCTACCTACTTATGCCCTCAACCATCACCATCGCACAAAACTCCGCTCACCCACTTACCGTCAACCGGCTTGGCTACGGCACCATGCGCCTGACCGGACCCGAAATCTGGGGCGAGCCAACTAATCGCTCTGAAGCGTTGCAAATCTTGCGTACCGCCATCGAGAGCGGGGTGAACTTCATCGACACGGCCGACTATTATGGCGAAGATGTAACCAACCGCCTCATCCGCGAGGCGCTGTATCCCTACTCCGCCGACCTAGTCATCTGTACCAAAGTAGGTGCGACCCGCCGCCCCGACAAAAGCTGGGTACCCTTCAACACGCCCGAAAACCTACGCACCAGTATCGACAACAACCTGCGCACCCTCGGGCAAGAGCAGGTTCAGTTGGTACACCTGCGCCTCATGGGCCACGGCCCGGTACCGCTCGATGAGCAGCTAGGCGCCATGTTTGAAATGCAGCGCGAGGGTAAAATCCTGCACGTTGGCCTCAGCAACGTGACCCACGAGGAGTTGGAAGCTGGCCTCAAGCTAGGTCCTATTGCCACCGTGGAGAACATGTTCAGCTACGCCCAGCGGACCACTCTCTCGCACGCACACGGCCACAACCCTGGCGGCGAAGAAGTGCTGGAACTCTGTGAACAGCACGGCATTCCACTAATTCCTTTTTTCTCACTACTGCACGCGTTGCCCAAGCAACTGGATAAAATTGCGGAAGTGGCCAGCCGGCACAATGCCACACCCGCGCAGGTAAATATCGCCTGGCTCTTGCACCATTCGCCTTGGCTGCTGCCCATTCCCGGCACGTCGTTGCTGGCTCACTTCCGTGAGAACCTTGCGGCTAAGGACATTCAGCTGAGCGCGGAGGATATGTCATACCTAGGCTAAGGGACTCCTTAGCTCTGTCCTGCTGAAAATACCATTCATTAAACAACAACTGAGTACAGGCGAAGTGACTCGCGTGCTGACGATACTACCTGAATAGCCTATAGAAGCATCTGCACGCTTCATTAGGCTATCAGTTCGATGATAGGGGGAATCTCGGGTGCCATGGCAACTCTAACCATCCAGTTTACCATTGCAACGTCAGCACGCGAGATTCCTCCTGCCGTCGAACTGACGGCCTATCTAGGCAGCAAAGATGCTTCGACCAGTTTGGCATGGCTGCTTGCTTGGTAAAGTTGGTTTCTGATGCCCGTTTCATTACTACACAAAACACCCCTAGGCTCGCGCTATTCATGGTTGAGCGGGCTCGTCAGCATGACTTTTCTACGATTTCCTTTTACTTTGGCCAACGGTTTATAGGAGGGCTTACTCCTAATTTCATCTTCTAGAACAGGTTGCGTCGTAAAATGAAACCTAGCATTTGGTTCGGCGTGGCGACCTTGCTGCTGGCGGGGCCGGTAAAGGCTCAGTCGTTGGCGGGCATTTGGCAAGGTGTCGAAACGGATAAGGATCAGCCGGGCGCCTCCTGGCCCTCGGTGATGCGGGTGCAGGAAGGTAAGAGTACCGGCTTATTTGGGGTGCTGTATCAGGAGGCGACGGGCCAGCCAGGCGTCACGGCCACCTTTCAGGTGCAGGCTGCTCGCACATCTGGTGGCATGCGCCTAGAACACGTGCGCAAGCTGAATGAGACTGGCGCTAACCCCTTCAACTACTGGTGCGAAGGCATCATCCTGTTCACCTACGATCCGGCGCTGGAAAAGCTAACCGGCCGCGCCGACTACGACCCTATCGGTCGCTGCGACAAAGGTACTTATACCCTGTACCGTGTCAAGCTGAAGTCGGCTGCCACGGTACGAGCGGGCGCTACAACCACCATTCGCGTATCCGGCCGCGACGTGCGCTGGTACGCCGATGCCGACCTTAAGCAACTAGTAAACAGCGGTAACGAGTACCGCACCAAGCTCAACAAGGCCACTACCTTTTACCTAACGCAAGGTTATTATCCTACCCGTGAAGGTGCCGTAATACCTATTACAGTGAAGGTTAGCGGCACAGTCGAGAAGCCCACTCCCCCGCCGGCACCACCTGTAGCCGCAGCCCCCGCCGATACGAGCCGCCCGGCGCCTGCCTTGGCAGACACTACGCGGCCCATGCGTCCGGCACCCGCCCCAACCCTGTCGGCCAACCCTGTGGTATTACCAACCGTGTTATTCAAGCAGGGCACGCCGGAGCTGTTGCCAGACGCCACACCGGCTCTAGCCCAACTGGCTGAGGAATTGCGTGCCCGCCCCACCCTGCGGCTGCAGGTAACTGGTCACACCGACCGCATTGGCGAAAGCAAGAAAAACCAAGCCTTATCGGAGCAGCGCGCGGAAGCTGTAAAAGCGTATCTGGTGAAAGCAGGCATTGCCGCCGAGCGTATCAGCACCATCGGTTACGGCGACTCGAAACCCCTCTACCCTTCGCCAGACATTCGCAACCGCCGCGTGGAAGTCTCGGAAGTGAAGTAGCGCTGTTTGCGGCGCAACTAATAACCTAGCGCAACCGCCACGGCTGTATACTTGCGTCCGTTATGCCAACTCAATTCCAAAGCGATGCTCATTGAAACGCTCAGAACTCTCTTCAATCGCGACCTGAACAAATTGAAGCAGGAGATTGGTCTTTACATAAGTGAGCCTGTGATCTGGCATTACGAAAAAGGTATCGCCAACTCGGCTGGCAACCTTTGCCTGCACTTGGTAGGGAATCTCAAGACGTACATTGGGGCGGAGCTAGGCCAGCACTCTTACGTCAGAAACAGAGAGTTGGAGTTCTCAGCGAAGGACGTACCGAGGGCGGATCTGCTTCAACGCGTGGAAGAAACAATTGTCGTACTGAACGACTCGCTTGGTAAGCTCACCGAAGACGAGCTGCAGAAAGAGTACCCGATCTTGGTATTCGCAGAAAAAACGTCGACGGAGTACTTCTTGGTCCATCTCGCCGCGCACCTAGCGTACCACCTAGGCCAGATAAATTACCACCGGCGTTTATTGGATGAAGGTATTTAGAAAGTGGCTAAAAGCTAGGTCTCTCAAGACGCAGTTGGTTTGTACTGCGCGAAACTTGTAAACTCTTATGACAACAACCTATACGTTAGACTGGCTCCTATCTAATTACGAAAAGGGAAAACGGCAGAAGTACCTATTTTTCTGGGGACATCAGCCGAGCAAAAGCGGCGAACTCACTGCCTCTTGTTTTAGTCAGTGGTGGAACGCGCCTTTCGTGGTAGACAACGTGCGCTACAACACGGCCGAACATTGGATGATGGCCCAGAAAGCTCTTCTCTTTCACGACACGGCAGTTTTCGAAAAAGTCTTAGTGGCCAAAACACCAGGCGAAGCCAAGACCCTAGGTCGGCAGGTACGGAACTTCGATGAGCCGCTTTGGCTGGAAAAGCGGTTTGAAATTGTGGTAACTGGCTGTTTGCACAAGTTTGGTCAACACCAGGATCTGCGGGACTTTCTCCTGAATACCAAAAACCGAGTACTGGTAGAAGCTAGCCCCGTGGACAGAATTTGGGGCATCGGCCTAGCCGCTGATGACGAAAAAGCAGAAAACCCGAAGCGGTGGAATGGATTGAACCTGCTCGGTTTCGCGCTAATGGAAGCTAGAGATGTTCTGGGCGCAGAATAGCTAACTCCGCCGCTTGCCCAAGCGCTAGAATACCTCGTGTGGACTAGTATATGCCCATCCCAATGCCTTCAGCATCGTGACGGGCTTGCCCGTCATATGCGTTACTTTATCGATGACGACGGTGTGCAGGTCCAAGTTTTGGTAGTGGCGGGCTTGTAGTAGCTGCACCAGTTTTTGGTAGGGTTCTTTTTGGCCCGGCGTTTCTAGTTCGCCCACTTCCACAAAGACGTGCACCGGCAACGCAGTATGGGTGGTATGATAGGCGTTCTCAATGTCGAATATCTTACCGTTGTCGTAGCCTAGGGCCGGGCTACCAATTAGGATGTTCTGGAATAAAGTTGGCTTCTGAAACAGAACGTACGAGCCAAACAGGCCTCCCATTGAGTAACCGTAGAGGGTACGTTGCGCAGGGTCGGCTTTGTAGTTCTTTTCAACGAAGGGCAGTAGCTCCTGCTCGATAAACCCCAGAAAGGCAGGCCCACCTCCGCTGCCTGGCTTGTCGGCGGTAGCAGTGGGCGTGAAGTCGCGGTTACGCTGGTTGGTGGGCGTGCCGATCAGGCCGCCGTCGCCGATGGCTACTACCAGCGGCTCGGGGATGTGGTACTCGGCCATGAGCAACCCTAGGTACTCGAGCGTGGGCGAAAAGTCATTGTCGCCATCGACTACGTACAGCACGGGGTACTTCTTATTGGAGCTAGCGTAGCCCGCCGGAAAGTGCACGTACACGTCGTAGGGGTGTCCGGCGACTTTGGACTGTATCACCCGATGCTCTGAGTTAGGCA
This Hymenobacter sp. GOD-10R DNA region includes the following protein-coding sequences:
- a CDS encoding aldo/keto reductase produces the protein MPSTITIAQNSAHPLTVNRLGYGTMRLTGPEIWGEPTNRSEALQILRTAIESGVNFIDTADYYGEDVTNRLIREALYPYSADLVICTKVGATRRPDKSWVPFNTPENLRTSIDNNLRTLGQEQVQLVHLRLMGHGPVPLDEQLGAMFEMQREGKILHVGLSNVTHEELEAGLKLGPIATVENMFSYAQRTTLSHAHGHNPGGEEVLELCEQHGIPLIPFFSLLHALPKQLDKIAEVASRHNATPAQVNIAWLLHHSPWLLPIPGTSLLAHFRENLAAKDIQLSAEDMSYLG
- a CDS encoding OmpA family protein — its product is MKPSIWFGVATLLLAGPVKAQSLAGIWQGVETDKDQPGASWPSVMRVQEGKSTGLFGVLYQEATGQPGVTATFQVQAARTSGGMRLEHVRKLNETGANPFNYWCEGIILFTYDPALEKLTGRADYDPIGRCDKGTYTLYRVKLKSAATVRAGATTTIRVSGRDVRWYADADLKQLVNSGNEYRTKLNKATTFYLTQGYYPTREGAVIPITVKVSGTVEKPTPPPAPPVAAAPADTSRPAPALADTTRPMRPAPAPTLSANPVVLPTVLFKQGTPELLPDATPALAQLAEELRARPTLRLQVTGHTDRIGESKKNQALSEQRAEAVKAYLVKAGIAAERISTIGYGDSKPLYPSPDIRNRRVEVSEVK
- a CDS encoding DUF1572 family protein: MLIETLRTLFNRDLNKLKQEIGLYISEPVIWHYEKGIANSAGNLCLHLVGNLKTYIGAELGQHSYVRNRELEFSAKDVPRADLLQRVEETIVVLNDSLGKLTEDELQKEYPILVFAEKTSTEYFLVHLAAHLAYHLGQINYHRRLLDEGI
- a CDS encoding NADAR family protein, producing MTTTYTLDWLLSNYEKGKRQKYLFFWGHQPSKSGELTASCFSQWWNAPFVVDNVRYNTAEHWMMAQKALLFHDTAVFEKVLVAKTPGEAKTLGRQVRNFDEPLWLEKRFEIVVTGCLHKFGQHQDLRDFLLNTKNRVLVEASPVDRIWGIGLAADDEKAENPKRWNGLNLLGFALMEARDVLGAE
- a CDS encoding alpha/beta hydrolase — translated: MRAKYFAKLLCLGLLWSLSGVAAYAQQPALVTVPNSEHRVIQSKVAGHPYDVYVHFPAGYASSNKKYPVLYVVDGDNDFSPTLEYLGLLMAEYHIPEPLVVAIGDGGLIGTPTNQRNRDFTPTATADKPGSGGGPAFLGFIEQELLPFVEKNYKADPAQRTLYGYSMGGLFGSYVLFQKPTLFQNILIGSPALGYDNGKIFDIENAYHTTHTALPVHVFVEVGELETPGQKEPYQKLVQLLQARHYQNLDLHTVVIDKVTHMTGKPVTMLKALGWAYTSPHEVF